In one window of Agromyces badenianii DNA:
- a CDS encoding phage holin family protein: MRFIVKVIVVAFALWLTTLIVAGVNVVPFADTEIATVLTYLLVALIFGLVNAVIGNLIRIVAFPLYVLTLGLISFIVNGLLLLLVDWISELMGFGLVVDSFWWGVLGALVLGLISWLIGLVVRPSSND; the protein is encoded by the coding sequence ATGCGGTTCATCGTCAAGGTCATCGTCGTCGCATTCGCCCTCTGGCTGACGACTCTCATCGTCGCCGGTGTGAACGTGGTGCCATTTGCAGACACCGAGATCGCCACGGTGCTCACCTACCTCCTCGTAGCGCTCATCTTCGGGCTCGTGAACGCCGTCATCGGCAATCTGATCAGGATCGTCGCCTTTCCGCTCTACGTGCTGACGCTCGGGCTCATCTCGTTCATCGTCAACGGCCTGCTGCTGCTGCTCGTCGACTGGATCAGCGAGCTCATGGGCTTCGGCCTCGTGGTCGACAGCTTCTGGTGGGGCGTGCTCGGCGCACTCGTGCTCGGACTCATCAGCTGGCTCATCGGCCTCGTGGTTCGTCCGTCGTCGAACGACTGA
- a CDS encoding low molecular weight protein-tyrosine-phosphatase, whose amino-acid sequence MTRADPTGDAAQPFRVSFVCTGNICRSPMAEVVLRAHAERAGLGARLAIESAATGDWHVGEPADQRTIDALDRAGYDGRHHRARQFDAVDFPRLDLVVAFDRGQARILRNWAGAPAEQEKVRLLLEFEPESAALQDVPDPYYSDDAMFDRVLEMIERSTSALFRQLAPALRQGIR is encoded by the coding sequence ATGACGCGAGCGGATCCTACGGGGGACGCCGCGCAGCCCTTCCGGGTGTCCTTCGTGTGCACGGGCAATATCTGCCGTTCGCCGATGGCCGAGGTCGTGCTGCGTGCCCACGCCGAACGTGCAGGGCTCGGCGCCCGGCTGGCGATCGAGTCCGCCGCGACCGGGGACTGGCACGTGGGCGAACCCGCCGACCAGCGCACGATCGACGCGCTCGACCGTGCCGGCTACGACGGGCGGCACCACCGGGCGCGCCAGTTCGACGCGGTCGACTTTCCCCGGCTCGACCTCGTGGTCGCGTTCGACCGCGGTCAGGCGCGCATCCTCCGCAACTGGGCGGGCGCACCCGCCGAGCAGGAGAAGGTGCGACTGCTGCTCGAATTCGAGCCCGAGTCGGCCGCGCTGCAAGACGTGCCCGACCCCTACTACTCCGACGACGCGATGTTCGACCGAGTACTTGAGATGATTGAACGGTCGACCTCGGCGCTCTTCCGGCAACTCGCACCAGCACTCAGACAAGGAATCCGATGA
- the purB gene encoding adenylosuccinate lyase: MTSLPPQPLSPLDGRYRSAVGELGEHLSEAGLNRARVHVEVEWLIAQTDRGFFGSSPLSDHQKAALRQVVADFGQPDIDELAGLEATTRHDVKAVEYYVRRRLSDLGLDAISELTHFACTSEDINNLSYAITVRDAVRDVWLPKYRGVTETLEALAREHRDASMLSRTHGQPATPSTMGKELAVFAYRLRRIERQIEATEYLGKFSGATGTFSAHVVAAPDVSWPEVSREFVESLGLTWNPLTTQIESHDWQAELYGKVSHANRVLHNLATDIWTYISLGVFRQIPAPGATGSSTMPHKVNPIRFENAEANLELSSAVLDSLAATLVTSRMQRDLTDSSAQRNIGVGFGHSMLALDNIQRGLGEIDLDLAVLAADLDGNWEVLGEAIQTVIRAEVVAGRSTIADPYAMLKELTRGKRVGAAELAEFVNGLEIGDDAKQRLLALTPATYTGIASELVDRLG; the protein is encoded by the coding sequence ATGACTTCGCTGCCTCCCCAGCCGCTCAGCCCCCTCGACGGTCGATACCGCTCGGCGGTCGGCGAGCTCGGCGAGCACCTCTCCGAGGCGGGGCTCAACCGGGCGCGCGTGCACGTCGAGGTCGAGTGGCTGATCGCGCAGACCGACCGCGGGTTCTTCGGCTCCTCGCCGCTCTCCGACCACCAGAAGGCCGCCCTGCGGCAGGTCGTCGCCGACTTCGGCCAGCCCGACATCGACGAGCTCGCCGGCCTCGAGGCCACCACCCGCCACGACGTCAAGGCGGTCGAGTACTACGTGCGGCGCCGGCTCTCCGACCTCGGGCTCGACGCCATCTCGGAGCTCACCCACTTCGCGTGCACGAGCGAAGACATCAACAACCTCTCGTACGCGATCACCGTGCGCGACGCGGTGCGCGACGTCTGGCTGCCCAAGTACCGCGGCGTCACCGAGACGCTCGAGGCGCTCGCCCGCGAGCACCGCGACGCGTCGATGCTCTCGCGCACGCACGGCCAGCCGGCGACGCCCTCGACCATGGGCAAGGAGCTCGCGGTCTTCGCCTACCGCCTGCGCCGCATCGAGCGTCAGATCGAGGCGACCGAGTACCTCGGCAAGTTCTCGGGTGCCACCGGCACGTTCTCGGCGCACGTCGTCGCGGCTCCGGATGTCTCGTGGCCCGAGGTCTCGCGCGAGTTCGTCGAGTCGCTCGGCCTCACGTGGAACCCGCTCACCACCCAGATCGAGTCGCACGACTGGCAGGCCGAGCTCTACGGCAAGGTCTCCCACGCCAACCGCGTGCTGCACAACCTCGCGACCGACATCTGGACCTACATCTCCCTCGGCGTCTTCCGCCAGATCCCCGCGCCCGGCGCGACCGGCTCGTCGACGATGCCGCACAAGGTCAACCCGATCCGCTTCGAGAACGCCGAGGCGAACCTCGAGCTCTCTTCGGCGGTGCTGGATTCGCTCGCCGCGACGCTCGTGACCTCGCGCATGCAGCGCGACCTCACCGACTCGAGCGCGCAGCGCAACATCGGGGTCGGCTTCGGCCACTCGATGCTCGCGCTCGACAACATCCAGCGCGGACTCGGCGAGATCGACCTCGACCTCGCGGTGCTCGCGGCCGACCTCGACGGCAACTGGGAGGTGCTCGGCGAGGCGATCCAGACGGTGATCCGCGCCGAGGTCGTCGCCGGCCGCTCGACGATCGCCGACCCCTACGCGATGCTCAAGGAACTCACCCGCGGCAAGCGGGTCGGCGCCGCCGAGCTGGCCGAGTTCGTGAACGGGCTCGAGATCGGCGACGACGCGAAGCAGCGGCTGCTCGCGCTGACGCCCGCGACGTACACGGGCATCGCGTCGGAGCTCGTCGACCGGCTCGGCTGA
- a CDS encoding HdeD family acid-resistance protein: MAIAAAPERARYWVVPVVRGILALVPAAVITFSQNHSPDFGLLVFGVWAIVSGLLTGALSLRFTEERGIRSLFVIAAVVTVAAGLLAVSVPGGLPFLLYLVSVWAAITGVVELFAGLRARGRTSAARDWVAAGAFTALLAIVFLVLPLDAVTAVGLLGGYLVILGVYLVIGGFSLKWATGPADAAPDAPGTEQLS; encoded by the coding sequence GTGGCCATCGCCGCCGCTCCCGAGCGCGCCCGGTACTGGGTCGTCCCGGTCGTCCGCGGCATCCTGGCACTCGTGCCCGCCGCCGTCATCACCTTCTCGCAGAACCACTCCCCCGATTTCGGGCTGCTGGTCTTCGGCGTCTGGGCGATCGTGTCGGGTCTCCTCACGGGGGCGCTGTCGCTGCGATTCACCGAGGAGCGCGGCATCCGCTCGCTCTTCGTCATCGCCGCGGTGGTCACCGTCGCCGCCGGCCTGCTCGCCGTGAGCGTGCCGGGCGGCCTGCCGTTCCTGCTCTACCTCGTGAGCGTGTGGGCGGCGATCACGGGTGTCGTCGAGCTGTTCGCGGGTCTGCGCGCGCGAGGCCGCACTTCGGCTGCGCGCGACTGGGTCGCCGCCGGCGCCTTCACCGCGTTGCTCGCGATCGTCTTCCTCGTGCTCCCGCTCGACGCCGTCACCGCGGTCGGCCTGCTCGGCGGCTACCTCGTCATCCTCGGCGTCTACCTCGTGATCGGCGGTTTCTCGCTGAAATGGGCCACCGGCCCAGCGGATGCCGCGCCTGACGCGCCCGGAACGGAGCAGCTCTCGTGA
- the pntB gene encoding Re/Si-specific NAD(P)(+) transhydrogenase subunit beta: MPDASTLLTPASIAGAAYIVAALLFIMSLAGLSKHDTAKAGVGYGIAGMTIALVATVYATFAGAWGSPAATTGLILLVVAVLIGGAIGLWRARVVAMTGMPELIALLHSFVGLAAVLVGWNGALEVTGMHGALLDIHHAEVFIGVFIGGVTFTGSIVAFLKLSARMSSAPLMLPGKNVLNLGALVAFVVLTVWYVISPELWLLVAVTALALALGWHLVASIGGGDMPVVISMLNSYSGWAAAAAGFLLNNDLLIVTGALVGSSGAYLSYIMCKAMNRSFISVIAGGFGIAAPTSSGEVEGETREVTAEDAAGLLRDAGSVIITPGYGMAVAQAQYPVAELTSRLRERGIDVRFGIHPVAGRLPGHMNVLLAEAKVPYDIVEEMDEINDDFAETSVVLVIGANDTVNPSAAEDPGSPIAGMPVLRVWEASNVIVFKRSMSAGYAGVANPLFHRENAQMLFGDAKQRVEDILRAL; the protein is encoded by the coding sequence GTGCCTGACGCCTCGACCCTGCTGACCCCGGCGTCGATCGCCGGAGCCGCCTACATCGTCGCGGCGCTGCTCTTCATCATGAGCCTCGCCGGGCTCAGCAAGCACGACACCGCCAAGGCCGGTGTCGGCTACGGCATCGCGGGCATGACGATCGCACTCGTCGCCACCGTGTACGCGACCTTCGCCGGCGCCTGGGGTTCGCCTGCGGCGACCACCGGGCTCATCCTGCTCGTCGTGGCCGTGCTCATCGGCGGTGCGATCGGCCTCTGGCGGGCTCGCGTCGTCGCGATGACCGGCATGCCCGAGCTCATCGCCCTGCTGCACAGCTTCGTCGGCCTCGCCGCGGTGCTCGTCGGCTGGAACGGTGCGCTCGAGGTGACCGGCATGCATGGTGCGCTGCTCGACATCCACCATGCAGAGGTCTTCATCGGCGTCTTCATCGGCGGCGTCACCTTCACGGGTTCGATCGTGGCGTTCCTGAAGCTCTCGGCGCGCATGTCGTCGGCGCCGCTCATGCTGCCGGGCAAGAACGTGCTCAACCTCGGCGCCCTCGTCGCCTTCGTCGTGCTCACCGTGTGGTACGTGATCTCGCCCGAACTCTGGCTCCTCGTCGCCGTCACGGCCCTCGCCCTCGCGCTCGGCTGGCACCTCGTGGCATCCATCGGCGGCGGTGACATGCCGGTCGTCATCTCGATGCTCAACAGCTACTCGGGCTGGGCCGCCGCCGCGGCGGGCTTCCTGCTGAACAACGACCTGCTCATCGTCACCGGTGCGCTCGTCGGCTCCTCGGGTGCGTACCTGTCGTACATCATGTGCAAGGCGATGAACCGGTCGTTCATCTCGGTGATCGCGGGCGGGTTCGGCATCGCGGCTCCCACCTCCTCGGGCGAGGTCGAGGGCGAGACGCGCGAGGTCACGGCAGAGGATGCCGCGGGGCTGCTGCGCGACGCCGGGTCGGTCATCATCACGCCGGGCTACGGCATGGCCGTCGCGCAGGCGCAGTACCCCGTCGCCGAACTCACGAGCCGCCTGCGCGAGCGCGGGATCGACGTGCGCTTCGGCATCCACCCGGTCGCGGGCCGGCTGCCGGGGCACATGAACGTGCTGCTCGCCGAGGCGAAGGTGCCGTACGACATCGTCGAGGAGATGGACGAGATCAACGACGACTTCGCCGAGACGTCGGTCGTGCTCGTGATCGGTGCGAACGACACGGTGAACCCGTCGGCCGCCGAGGACCCGGGAAGTCCGATCGCCGGCATGCCGGTGCTGCGGGTGTGGGAGGCGTCGAACGTCATCGTGTTCAAGCGCTCGATGTCGGCCGGCTACGCCGGGGTGGCGAACCCGCTCTTCCACCGCGAGAACGCCCAGATGCTCTTCGGCGACGCCAAGCAGCGCGTGGAGGACATCCTGCGGGCGCTCTAG
- a CDS encoding Re/Si-specific NAD(P)(+) transhydrogenase subunit alpha — protein sequence MTRIGVIAEQSPETRVAATPATVKQLIALGHEVAVQAGAGAASAFPDDAYREAGAEIVDGATALASDLVLKVNAPTEAEIAQLTPGATLIGLLAPAFKPELLQALAARGVTALAMDAVPRISRAQSMDVLSSMANIAGYRAVVEAAHEFGRFFTGQVTAAGKVPPAKVLVAGAGVAGLAAIGAASSLGAIVRATDPRPEVADQVKSIGGEYLKVEVEVEQSTDGYAKATSEAYDRRAAEVYSEQAADVDIIITTALIPGRAAPRLITAADVASMKSGSVIVDMAAGMGGNVEGSVAGERIVTPNGVVILGYTDLASRLPTQASQLYGTNVVNLIKLLTPGKDGVLALDFDDVVQRSVTVAKDGAVTWPPPPVQVSAAAVAAASAPGAGGAKHAAAVPEKKRPMSPAKKAALVAVGIAALFAVNAVAPPPLPQHFTVLVLAVVVGFYVIGKVAHALHTPLMSVTNAISGIIVVGAMVQITSDVLVVQILAAVAVLLASINIFGGFAVTRRMLAMFSAGKTGADRA from the coding sequence ATGACGCGCATCGGGGTCATCGCCGAGCAGAGTCCCGAGACCCGAGTCGCCGCAACACCCGCGACCGTGAAGCAGCTGATCGCCCTCGGCCACGAGGTCGCTGTGCAAGCCGGGGCGGGGGCGGCGTCGGCGTTCCCCGACGACGCCTACCGCGAGGCGGGCGCCGAGATCGTCGACGGAGCCACGGCGCTCGCGAGCGACCTGGTGCTGAAGGTGAACGCGCCGACCGAGGCCGAGATCGCACAGCTGACTCCCGGCGCCACGTTGATCGGCCTGCTGGCCCCGGCGTTCAAGCCCGAGCTGCTCCAGGCGCTCGCCGCCCGCGGCGTCACGGCGCTCGCGATGGACGCGGTGCCGCGCATCTCGCGCGCCCAGTCGATGGACGTGCTGAGCTCGATGGCGAACATCGCCGGGTATCGCGCGGTGGTCGAGGCGGCGCACGAATTCGGCCGGTTCTTCACGGGGCAGGTGACCGCGGCCGGCAAGGTGCCGCCCGCCAAGGTGCTCGTCGCCGGTGCCGGCGTGGCCGGCCTCGCGGCCATCGGCGCGGCATCGAGCCTCGGCGCCATCGTGCGGGCCACCGACCCGCGGCCGGAGGTCGCCGACCAGGTGAAGTCGATCGGCGGCGAGTACCTGAAGGTCGAGGTCGAGGTCGAGCAGTCGACCGACGGGTACGCGAAGGCGACGAGCGAGGCCTACGACCGGCGCGCTGCCGAGGTCTACTCCGAGCAGGCCGCCGATGTCGACATCATCATCACGACCGCGCTCATCCCGGGTCGCGCCGCACCGCGCCTCATCACCGCGGCCGATGTCGCGAGCATGAAGTCGGGCAGCGTCATCGTCGACATGGCCGCCGGCATGGGCGGCAACGTCGAGGGCTCCGTCGCGGGCGAGCGCATCGTCACCCCGAACGGCGTCGTGATCCTCGGCTACACCGACCTCGCCTCGCGCTTGCCCACTCAGGCGTCGCAGCTCTACGGCACCAACGTCGTGAACCTCATCAAACTGCTCACCCCCGGCAAAGACGGCGTGCTCGCGCTCGACTTCGACGACGTCGTGCAGCGATCGGTCACCGTCGCGAAAGACGGCGCGGTCACCTGGCCGCCCCCGCCCGTGCAGGTCTCCGCGGCCGCCGTGGCGGCGGCATCCGCCCCTGGAGCCGGCGGTGCCAAGCACGCCGCCGCGGTTCCGGAGAAGAAGCGGCCGATGTCGCCCGCGAAGAAGGCCGCGCTCGTCGCCGTCGGCATCGCCGCGCTGTTCGCCGTGAACGCGGTCGCGCCACCGCCCTTGCCGCAGCACTTCACGGTGCTCGTGCTCGCGGTCGTCGTCGGGTTCTACGTGATCGGCAAGGTGGCGCACGCGCTGCACACGCCGCTCATGAGCGTGACGAACGCGATCTCGGGCATCATCGTGGTCGGCGCGATGGTGCAGATCACGAGCGACGTGCTCGTCGTGCAGATCCTCGCCGCCGTCGCCGTGCTGCTCGCCAGCATCAACATCTTCGGCGGTTTCGCCGTGACCCGCCGCATGCTCGCGATGTTCTCGGCGGGCAAGACTGGAGCCGACCGTGCCTGA
- a CDS encoding IclR family transcriptional regulator — MVADDAGRTGSQTLSRGIRVLEILADADRNLTIDELASELGVHRSVAYRLLRTLEDHGLVTRDAAGRLALGTGLAALASGVARDLQHLALPELNAVANELGMTCLLAVLVDADEAVTLVSASPRQSVAVVSYRPGHRHPITRGGPGKAILTSLPDSAWPAGVPDELRDEIAESRRRGYALSHDEVVPSLASVAVPLMLPGQPPASIAVIHVSFSRPEAEIAERLQLAAEAVTRAYGA, encoded by the coding sequence ATGGTCGCAGACGACGCCGGTCGCACCGGTTCGCAGACGCTCAGCCGCGGCATCCGCGTGCTCGAGATTCTCGCCGACGCCGATCGCAACCTCACGATCGACGAACTGGCGAGCGAACTGGGGGTGCACCGCTCGGTCGCCTATCGGCTGCTGCGCACCCTCGAAGACCACGGCCTCGTCACGCGAGACGCTGCCGGCCGGCTCGCTCTCGGCACCGGGCTCGCCGCCCTCGCCTCGGGGGTCGCCCGCGACCTGCAGCACCTCGCCCTGCCCGAGCTCAACGCGGTCGCGAACGAACTCGGCATGACGTGCCTGCTCGCAGTGCTCGTCGACGCAGACGAGGCGGTCACGCTCGTGAGCGCCTCGCCGCGCCAGTCGGTCGCGGTGGTGTCGTACCGCCCGGGCCACCGGCATCCGATCACTCGCGGCGGGCCCGGAAAGGCGATCCTCACGAGCCTGCCCGACAGCGCCTGGCCGGCGGGCGTGCCCGACGAGCTGCGCGACGAGATCGCCGAGAGCCGGCGCCGCGGGTACGCCCTGAGCCACGACGAGGTCGTGCCGTCCCTCGCGTCGGTCGCGGTGCCCCTCATGCTGCCGGGGCAGCCGCCGGCGTCGATCGCGGTGATCCACGTCTCGTTCTCCCGGCCCGAGGCCGAGATCGCCGAGCGCCTGCAGCTCGCCGCCGAAGCGGTGACGCGCGCCTACGGCGCCTGA
- a CDS encoding FAD-binding monooxygenase produces the protein MQFHHYGYVSGDPRVQPAAGVGIDRAEELPDEVDVLIVGSGPAGMVAAAQLAQFPGIVTRIVERRPGRLEIGQADGIQARSVETFQAFGFAERIIAEAYRITEMAFWKPDPENPRNIHRAAVTPDDPSGISEFPHLIVNQARVLDYFAEYAHNSPGRITPDYGWEFDGLDIAQPSADGTVPEYPVTVTLERVTGVGVGAGDASHAAPLEGARTGERRTLRAKYVVGADGARSRVRESIGASHVGAQSFHAWGVMDTLAVTDFPDIRTKCSIQSEAGNILLIPREGGHLFRMYVDLGEVPEDDHGAVRRTTLDEIIAKANDILHPYTLDVRNVPWHSVYEVGHRVTDRFDDVPLDEQGSRTPRVFITGDACHTHSAKAGQGMNVSMQDGWNIGWKLGHVLDGRADPALLETYHAERHVVAKDLIEFDREWSKLMATKPEDLGDPTELEEFYMRTFEFPAGFMTQYEASMIVGGAGHQGLATGFPIGKRFKSAPVERVCDGNPVQLGHHHRADGRWRIYAFADAAAPAAHGTALADWANWLREASDSPLVAFTPDGADIDSVFDVKVVFQQPHAAVDLGRVPTTFLPKNGPFGLTDYEKVYAIDPQHDIFELRGIDRSGAVVVVRPDQYVANVLPLGAVDELAGFFRGVVLPR, from the coding sequence GTGCAGTTCCACCACTACGGCTACGTGTCCGGTGACCCGCGAGTGCAGCCCGCCGCAGGCGTCGGCATCGACCGAGCCGAGGAGCTGCCCGACGAGGTCGACGTGCTCATCGTCGGTTCGGGCCCGGCCGGCATGGTCGCAGCCGCCCAGTTGGCGCAGTTCCCCGGCATCGTGACCCGGATCGTCGAGCGACGACCCGGCCGCCTCGAGATCGGGCAGGCCGACGGCATCCAGGCCCGGAGCGTCGAGACGTTCCAGGCATTCGGCTTCGCCGAGCGCATCATCGCCGAGGCGTACCGCATCACCGAGATGGCGTTCTGGAAGCCCGATCCCGAGAACCCCCGGAACATCCACCGCGCCGCCGTCACGCCCGACGACCCGAGCGGAATCAGCGAGTTCCCGCACCTCATCGTGAACCAGGCGCGTGTGCTCGACTACTTCGCCGAGTACGCGCACAACTCCCCCGGGCGCATCACGCCGGACTACGGCTGGGAGTTCGACGGACTCGACATCGCCCAGCCGAGCGCCGACGGAACCGTTCCTGAGTACCCGGTGACGGTCACGCTCGAGCGGGTCACCGGGGTCGGCGTCGGTGCCGGCGACGCGTCGCACGCCGCCCCCCTTGAGGGCGCGCGCACGGGCGAGCGCCGCACGCTGCGTGCCAAGTACGTCGTCGGCGCCGACGGTGCACGCAGCCGAGTGCGCGAATCGATCGGCGCCAGCCATGTCGGCGCGCAGTCGTTCCACGCCTGGGGCGTGATGGACACGCTCGCCGTGACCGACTTCCCCGACATCCGCACGAAGTGCTCGATCCAGTCCGAGGCGGGCAACATCCTGCTCATCCCGCGTGAGGGAGGGCACCTGTTCCGCATGTACGTCGATCTCGGCGAGGTTCCCGAAGACGATCACGGTGCAGTGCGGCGGACGACGCTCGACGAGATCATCGCGAAGGCGAACGACATCCTGCACCCCTACACGCTCGATGTGCGGAACGTGCCGTGGCACTCGGTCTACGAGGTCGGCCACCGCGTGACCGACCGCTTCGACGACGTGCCTCTCGATGAACAGGGCTCTCGCACCCCGCGCGTGTTCATCACCGGCGACGCCTGCCACACGCACAGTGCGAAGGCCGGCCAGGGCATGAACGTCTCGATGCAAGACGGCTGGAACATCGGCTGGAAGCTCGGCCATGTGCTCGACGGCCGTGCCGACCCCGCACTGCTCGAGACCTACCACGCCGAACGCCACGTCGTCGCGAAGGACCTCATCGAGTTCGACCGCGAGTGGTCGAAGCTCATGGCGACGAAGCCCGAAGACCTCGGCGACCCGACCGAGCTCGAGGAGTTCTACATGCGCACGTTCGAGTTCCCCGCGGGATTCATGACGCAGTACGAGGCCTCGATGATCGTCGGCGGGGCCGGTCACCAGGGCCTCGCGACCGGGTTCCCGATCGGCAAGCGCTTCAAGTCGGCGCCGGTCGAGCGGGTCTGCGACGGCAACCCGGTGCAGCTCGGTCATCATCATCGGGCCGACGGACGCTGGCGCATCTATGCATTCGCGGATGCCGCGGCTCCCGCAGCGCACGGCACGGCGCTGGCCGACTGGGCGAACTGGCTGCGCGAGGCATCCGACTCACCACTCGTCGCCTTCACGCCCGACGGCGCCGACATCGACAGCGTCTTCGACGTGAAGGTCGTCTTCCAGCAGCCGCACGCGGCAGTCGACCTCGGCCGCGTGCCGACGACCTTCCTGCCGAAGAACGGCCCCTTCGGGCTGACCGACTACGAGAAGGTCTACGCGATCGATCCGCAGCACGACATCTTCGAGCTGCGCGGCATCGACCGCAGCGGCGCCGTCGTGGTCGTGCGGCCCGATCAGTACGTCGCGAACGTGCTGCCGCTCGGCGCCGTCGACGAACTCGCCGGCTTCTTCCGCGGGGTCGTGCTCCCCCGCTGA
- a CDS encoding ABC transporter permease, giving the protein MTTHVLGDTGVLTGRSLRHILRSPDTIITTAVTPIALMLLFVYVLGGAINTGSDESYINYMLPGILLITIASGVAYTSYRLFLDLQGGIFERFQSMPIARSSVLWAHVLTSLVANVISIVIVIGVALIMGFRTGASVGAWLAVAGILVLFTLALTWLAVVAGLSAKTVDGASAFSYPLIFLPFISSAFVPTESMPAPVAWFAENQPVTSIVDTTRALFAGEPVGSDIWIALTWLVGILVIAYIWAVSIYRRKFS; this is encoded by the coding sequence ATGACCACCCACGTCCTCGGCGACACCGGCGTGCTGACGGGCCGCTCGCTTCGCCACATCCTCCGCAGTCCCGACACGATCATCACGACCGCGGTCACACCGATCGCGCTGATGCTGTTGTTCGTGTACGTGCTCGGCGGCGCGATCAACACCGGATCCGACGAGTCGTACATCAACTACATGCTCCCCGGCATCCTGCTCATCACCATCGCGTCGGGCGTCGCGTACACCTCGTACCGGCTGTTCCTCGACCTGCAGGGCGGCATCTTCGAGCGCTTCCAGTCCATGCCGATCGCGAGATCGAGCGTGCTCTGGGCGCACGTGCTCACCTCGTTGGTGGCGAACGTCATCTCGATCGTGATCGTGATCGGCGTGGCGCTCATCATGGGGTTCCGTACCGGGGCGTCCGTGGGCGCCTGGCTCGCGGTCGCCGGCATCCTGGTGCTGTTCACCCTCGCCCTGACCTGGCTCGCCGTGGTCGCCGGGCTCTCGGCGAAGACCGTCGACGGCGCGAGCGCGTTCAGCTACCCGCTGATCTTCCTGCCCTTCATCAGCTCGGCGTTCGTGCCGACCGAGTCGATGCCCGCCCCGGTGGCCTGGTTCGCCGAGAACCAGCCCGTGACCTCGATCGTGGACACCACGCGTGCCCTGTTCGCCGGAGAACCCGTCGGCAGCGACATCTGGATCGCCCTCACCTGGCTCGTCGGCATCCTCGTCATCGCCTACATCTGGGCGGTCTCCATCTACCGTCGCAAGTTCAGCTGA
- a CDS encoding ABC transporter ATP-binding protein codes for MTTPQAQAPAIRVQGIEKSFKDLHVLRGVDFDVTAGSIFALLGSNGAGKTTLVRILSTLLKADAGTATVHGFDVAAKAGDVRESISLTGQFAAVDEVLTGRENLVLVAKLRHLTNSAAIADELLARFSLTEAGGRRAGTYSGGMRRRLDIAMSLIGDPPIIFLDEPTTGLDPQARIEVWQTVKQLAKGGTTVLLTTQYLDEAEQLADRIAILHKGTIIQNGTLGELKQLLPAAKAEYVEKQPSLEEVFLALVGDTGETDTADGDRSDDIAAAGKESR; via the coding sequence ATGACCACCCCACAGGCCCAGGCACCCGCCATCCGGGTGCAAGGCATCGAGAAATCGTTCAAGGACCTGCACGTGCTGCGGGGCGTCGACTTCGACGTGACGGCGGGGAGCATCTTCGCGCTCCTCGGCTCGAACGGTGCGGGCAAGACCACGCTCGTGCGGATCCTGTCGACGCTGCTCAAGGCCGACGCGGGCACCGCCACGGTGCACGGCTTCGACGTCGCCGCGAAGGCCGGCGACGTACGCGAGTCGATCAGCCTGACCGGTCAGTTCGCCGCGGTCGATGAGGTGCTCACCGGCCGGGAGAACCTGGTGCTGGTCGCGAAGCTCCGCCACCTGACGAACTCGGCCGCGATCGCCGACGAGCTGCTCGCACGGTTCTCGCTCACCGAGGCGGGCGGGCGGAGGGCGGGAACGTACTCGGGCGGCATGCGCCGCCGACTCGACATCGCCATGAGCCTGATCGGCGACCCGCCGATCATCTTCCTCGACGAGCCGACGACCGGCCTCGACCCGCAGGCGCGCATCGAGGTGTGGCAGACCGTCAAACAGCTCGCCAAGGGCGGCACGACCGTACTGCTGACCACCCAGTACCTCGACGAGGCCGAACAGCTCGCCGATCGCATCGCGATCCTGCACAAGGGCACGATCATCCAGAACGGCACCCTCGGCGAGCTCAAGCAGCTGCTCCCGGCCGCGAAGGCCGAGTACGTCGAGAAGCAGCCTTCGCTCGAGGAAGTCTTCCTCGCCCTCGTCGGTGACACCGGCGAGACCGACACCGCCGACGGCGACCGTTCCGACGACATCGCCGCTGCAGGAAAGGAATCCCGATGA
- a CDS encoding DUF1048 domain-containing protein, translating to MVAKWIETLTGSLEQKKQYKQDKARIDGLPEPYATAAKAMHRYFMYFGGITDGDTLMTMFGDLADLWERAAVDGTPIRDIVGDDPVEFAETFAQAYTGKQWIDKERARLTKAIEDAEREERK from the coding sequence ATGGTCGCCAAGTGGATCGAGACCCTCACCGGGTCGCTCGAGCAGAAGAAGCAGTACAAGCAGGACAAGGCCCGCATCGATGGCCTCCCCGAGCCGTACGCCACCGCGGCGAAGGCGATGCACCGGTACTTCATGTACTTCGGAGGCATCACCGACGGCGACACCCTCATGACGATGTTCGGCGACCTGGCCGACCTCTGGGAGCGGGCCGCTGTCGACGGAACCCCGATCCGCGACATCGTCGGCGACGACCCCGTCGAGTTCGCCGAGACGTTCGCGCAGGCCTACACGGGCAAGCAGTGGATCGACAAGGAGCGCGCTCGCCTGACGAAGGCGATCGAGGACGCTGAGCGAGAGGAGCGGAAATGA